Proteins encoded by one window of Haematobia irritans isolate KBUSLIRL chromosome 2, ASM5000362v1, whole genome shotgun sequence:
- the mtsh gene encoding mitoshell isoform X1, producing the protein MDRLRLPIISQDIPSFWPHTTTIVPVPFWQGPNVTYPLIPYAPVPIYPPVSNPSNSMANQYHQDGEIESVTNNQNLQMERNKINMQIQCVSQSIPQNVNPLNVCFANGSCGNLGIFPCPATHHDKDTSSSLRSTPIFNSEDNDVGGDADNSNFHNRADKCASLAYQKTPSLAKFFEITRLALKVSDIVEKVSRTYRNRPCFNKIDHLCARLKQDITRPDGVLANINSQGLAWAVKDMIFVFTRVVNAWLITKGYVYNTPEGLNKVKSALSPDFEKSFSVWQDASITFIENLTKSVINLDNLVQSQRKPECYAAQHSYNIHEFNKNVCEKTNYNYNIVETSKASQAYIKTGTYTPMKKSVIENDKFGTQLTSTTVVCPQSYLDTPLEQNIGYQLSKNGWQNHEGGDHRLSFAGITTSACIDTGTTESLNYCTIDIMANIQRDLIKILNKRIMSMEKADMFFKSQFTKNYFPDFIAKHGNDFIDVRAIILKGEQENAYHSVFQMVHDVKRIIYYSKEFLKTKYDENLQTALKNFETEFNELLTEPSFANYNFGSKIGDPREIDHNLGNN; encoded by the exons ATGGATCGTTTGAGATTGCCAATAATAAGCCAAG acatACCAAGTTTTTGGCCGCATACTACTACCATTGTTCCGGTTCCATTCTGGCAGGGGCCTAATGTAACATATCCCTTGATACCGTATGCACCAGTACCAATTTATCCGCCTGTTTCTAATCCATCAAATTCTATGGCAAACCAATATCATCAAGATGGAGAGATTGAAAGCGTaacaaataatcaaaatttacaaatggaaCGCAACAAGATAAACATGCAAATTCAATGTGTTTCCCAAAGTATTCCTCAAAATGTCAATCCGTTGAATGTTTGCTTTGCAAATGGGTCTTGTGGTAATTTAGGAATTTTTCCTTGCCCAGCTACACATCATGATAAAG ACACAAGTTCCTCTTTGCGAAGCACACCAATTTTCAACTCAGA GGATAATGACGTTGGCGGAGATGCAGATAATTCCAATTTCCATAATAGAGCTGATAAATGCGCATCGCTTGCTTACCAAAAAACCCcttctttagcaaaatttttcgaaataacaCGATTGGCTCTCAAGGTCAGTGATATCGTTGAAAAGGTATCTAGAACTTACCGAAATCGGCcatgtttcaataaaattgaCCATTTGTGTGCCCGTCTAAAACAAGACATAACTCGGCCAGATGGTGTCTTGGCCAATATTAACTCTCAAGGATTAGCGTGGGCTGTTAAAGATATGATATTTGTCTTTACGCGAGTTGTAAACGCATGGCTCATAACAAAAGGATACGTTTATAATACACCGGAAGGATTGAACAAAGTAAAATCCGCACTAAGTccagattttgaaaaatcgttTTCCGTTTGGCAAGATGCTTccattacttttatagaaaaccttaCAAAATCAGTCATAAATTTGGATAATTTGGTACAATCTCAAAGAAAGCCCGAATGTTATGCTGCacagcatagctacaatatccACGAATTCAACAAAAATGTATGTGAAAAAACAAACTATAACTACAATATTGTTGAAACTTCAAAAGCCAGTCAAGCCTATATTAAAACGGGTACTTACACTCCCATGAAAAAATCCGTTATTGAAAATGACAAATTTGGGACACAATTGACATCAACAACAGTGGTGTGCCCACAATCTTATTTGGATACACCGCTTGAACAAAATATAGGATACCAACTCTCAAAAAACGGTTGGCAAAATCACGAAGGAGGTGACCACCGACTCAGTTTTGCCGGAATTACCACATCTGCATGTATCGACACTGGTACTACAGAATCATTAAATTACTGTACAATTGATATTATGGCAAATATTCAAAGAGATCtcattaaaatattgaataagcGAATAATGTCAATGGAAAAAGCTGATATGTTCTTCAAATCGCAGTtcacaaaaaattat tttccagattttatagcaaaacatggaaaCGATTTTATAGACGTCCGTGCTATTATTCTGAAAGGTGAACAAGAAAATGCTTACCACAGTGTCTTTCAAATGGTACATGATGTGAAAAGAATTATTTAttacagcaaggaatttttaaaG
- the mtsh gene encoding mitoshell isoform X2, with translation MDRLRLPIISQDIPSFWPHTTTIVPVPFWQGPNVTYPLIPYAPVPIYPPVSNPSNSMANQYHQDGEIESVTNNQNLQMERNKINMQIQCVSQSIPQNVNPLNVCFANGSCGNLGIFPCPATHHDKDTSSSLRSTPIFNSEDNDVGGDADNSNFHNRADKCASLAYQKTPSLAKFFEITRLALKVSDIVEKVSRTYRNRPCFNKIDHLCARLKQDITRPDGVLANINSQGLAWAVKDMIFVFTRVVNAWLITKGYVYNTPEGLNKVKSALSPDFEKSFSVWQDASITFIENLTKSVINLDNLVQSQRKPECYAAQHSYNIHEFNKNVCEKTNYNYNIVETSKASQAYIKTGTYTPMKKSVIENDKFGTQLTSTTVVCPQSYLDTPLEQNIGYQLSKNGWQNHEGGDHRLSFAGITTSACIDTGTTESLNYCTIDIMANIQRDLIKILNKRIMSMEKADMFFKSQFTKNYFPDFIAKHGNDFIDVRAIILKGEQENAYHSVFQMVHDVKRIIYYSKEFLKTSVYLSTSTRVQQRDLNSPNSQQKATENGSQTNNH, from the exons ATGGATCGTTTGAGATTGCCAATAATAAGCCAAG acatACCAAGTTTTTGGCCGCATACTACTACCATTGTTCCGGTTCCATTCTGGCAGGGGCCTAATGTAACATATCCCTTGATACCGTATGCACCAGTACCAATTTATCCGCCTGTTTCTAATCCATCAAATTCTATGGCAAACCAATATCATCAAGATGGAGAGATTGAAAGCGTaacaaataatcaaaatttacaaatggaaCGCAACAAGATAAACATGCAAATTCAATGTGTTTCCCAAAGTATTCCTCAAAATGTCAATCCGTTGAATGTTTGCTTTGCAAATGGGTCTTGTGGTAATTTAGGAATTTTTCCTTGCCCAGCTACACATCATGATAAAG ACACAAGTTCCTCTTTGCGAAGCACACCAATTTTCAACTCAGA GGATAATGACGTTGGCGGAGATGCAGATAATTCCAATTTCCATAATAGAGCTGATAAATGCGCATCGCTTGCTTACCAAAAAACCCcttctttagcaaaatttttcgaaataacaCGATTGGCTCTCAAGGTCAGTGATATCGTTGAAAAGGTATCTAGAACTTACCGAAATCGGCcatgtttcaataaaattgaCCATTTGTGTGCCCGTCTAAAACAAGACATAACTCGGCCAGATGGTGTCTTGGCCAATATTAACTCTCAAGGATTAGCGTGGGCTGTTAAAGATATGATATTTGTCTTTACGCGAGTTGTAAACGCATGGCTCATAACAAAAGGATACGTTTATAATACACCGGAAGGATTGAACAAAGTAAAATCCGCACTAAGTccagattttgaaaaatcgttTTCCGTTTGGCAAGATGCTTccattacttttatagaaaaccttaCAAAATCAGTCATAAATTTGGATAATTTGGTACAATCTCAAAGAAAGCCCGAATGTTATGCTGCacagcatagctacaatatccACGAATTCAACAAAAATGTATGTGAAAAAACAAACTATAACTACAATATTGTTGAAACTTCAAAAGCCAGTCAAGCCTATATTAAAACGGGTACTTACACTCCCATGAAAAAATCCGTTATTGAAAATGACAAATTTGGGACACAATTGACATCAACAACAGTGGTGTGCCCACAATCTTATTTGGATACACCGCTTGAACAAAATATAGGATACCAACTCTCAAAAAACGGTTGGCAAAATCACGAAGGAGGTGACCACCGACTCAGTTTTGCCGGAATTACCACATCTGCATGTATCGACACTGGTACTACAGAATCATTAAATTACTGTACAATTGATATTATGGCAAATATTCAAAGAGATCtcattaaaatattgaataagcGAATAATGTCAATGGAAAAAGCTGATATGTTCTTCAAATCGCAGTtcacaaaaaattat tttccagattttatagcaaaacatggaaaCGATTTTATAGACGTCCGTGCTATTATTCTGAAAGGTGAACAAGAAAATGCTTACCACAGTGTCTTTCAAATGGTACATGATGTGAAAAGAATTATTTAttacagcaaggaatttttaaaG
- the mtsh gene encoding mitoshell isoform X5, producing MDRLRLPIISQDIPSFWPHTTTIVPVPFWQGPNVTYPLIPYAPVPIYPPVSNPSNSMANQYHQDGEIESVTNNQNLQMERNKINMQIQCVSQSIPQNVNPLNVCFANGSCGNLGIFPCPATHHDKDTSSSLRSTPIFNSEDNDVGGDADNSNFHNRADKCASLAYQKTPSLAKFFEITRLALKVSDIVEKVSRTYRNRPCFNKIDHLCARLKQDITRPDGVLANINSQGLAWAVKDMIFVFTRVVNAWLITKGYVYNTPEGLNKVKSALSPDFEKSFSVWQDASITFIENLTKSVINLDNLVQSQRKPECYAAQHSYNIHEFNKNVCEKTNYNYNIVETSKASQAYIKTGTYTPMKKSVIENDKFGTQLTSTTVVCPQSYLDTPLEQNIGYQLSKNGWQNHEGGDHRLSFAGITTSACIDTGTTESLNYCTIDIMANIQRDLIKILNKRIMSMEKADMFFKSQFTKNYTSVYLSTSTRVQQRDLNSPNSQQKATENGSQTNNH from the exons ATGGATCGTTTGAGATTGCCAATAATAAGCCAAG acatACCAAGTTTTTGGCCGCATACTACTACCATTGTTCCGGTTCCATTCTGGCAGGGGCCTAATGTAACATATCCCTTGATACCGTATGCACCAGTACCAATTTATCCGCCTGTTTCTAATCCATCAAATTCTATGGCAAACCAATATCATCAAGATGGAGAGATTGAAAGCGTaacaaataatcaaaatttacaaatggaaCGCAACAAGATAAACATGCAAATTCAATGTGTTTCCCAAAGTATTCCTCAAAATGTCAATCCGTTGAATGTTTGCTTTGCAAATGGGTCTTGTGGTAATTTAGGAATTTTTCCTTGCCCAGCTACACATCATGATAAAG ACACAAGTTCCTCTTTGCGAAGCACACCAATTTTCAACTCAGA GGATAATGACGTTGGCGGAGATGCAGATAATTCCAATTTCCATAATAGAGCTGATAAATGCGCATCGCTTGCTTACCAAAAAACCCcttctttagcaaaatttttcgaaataacaCGATTGGCTCTCAAGGTCAGTGATATCGTTGAAAAGGTATCTAGAACTTACCGAAATCGGCcatgtttcaataaaattgaCCATTTGTGTGCCCGTCTAAAACAAGACATAACTCGGCCAGATGGTGTCTTGGCCAATATTAACTCTCAAGGATTAGCGTGGGCTGTTAAAGATATGATATTTGTCTTTACGCGAGTTGTAAACGCATGGCTCATAACAAAAGGATACGTTTATAATACACCGGAAGGATTGAACAAAGTAAAATCCGCACTAAGTccagattttgaaaaatcgttTTCCGTTTGGCAAGATGCTTccattacttttatagaaaaccttaCAAAATCAGTCATAAATTTGGATAATTTGGTACAATCTCAAAGAAAGCCCGAATGTTATGCTGCacagcatagctacaatatccACGAATTCAACAAAAATGTATGTGAAAAAACAAACTATAACTACAATATTGTTGAAACTTCAAAAGCCAGTCAAGCCTATATTAAAACGGGTACTTACACTCCCATGAAAAAATCCGTTATTGAAAATGACAAATTTGGGACACAATTGACATCAACAACAGTGGTGTGCCCACAATCTTATTTGGATACACCGCTTGAACAAAATATAGGATACCAACTCTCAAAAAACGGTTGGCAAAATCACGAAGGAGGTGACCACCGACTCAGTTTTGCCGGAATTACCACATCTGCATGTATCGACACTGGTACTACAGAATCATTAAATTACTGTACAATTGATATTATGGCAAATATTCAAAGAGATCtcattaaaatattgaataagcGAATAATGTCAATGGAAAAAGCTGATATGTTCTTCAAATCGCAGTtcacaaaaaattat
- the mtsh gene encoding mitoshell isoform X3: MDRLRLPIISQDIPSFWPHTTTIVPVPFWQGPNVTYPLIPYAPVPIYPPVSNPSNSMANQYHQDGEIESVTNNQNLQMERNKINMQIQCVSQSIPQNVNPLNVCFANGSCGNLGIFPCPATHHDKDTSSSLRSTPIFNSEDNDVGGDADNSNFHNRADKCASLAYQKTPSLAKFFEITRLALKVSDIVEKVSRTYRNRPCFNKIDHLCARLKQDITRPDGVLANINSQGLAWAVKDMIFVFTRVVNAWLITKGYVYNTPEGLNKVKSALSPDFEKSFSVWQDASITFIENLTKSVINLDNLVQSQRKPECYAAQHSYNIHEFNKNVCEKTNYNYNIVETSKASQAYIKTGTYTPMKKSVIENDKFGTQLTSTTVVCPQSYLDTPLEQNIGYQLSKNGWQNHEGGDHRLSFAGITTSACIDTGTTESLNYCTIDIMANIQRDLIKILNKRIMSMEKADMFFKSQFTKNYTKYDENLQTALKNFETEFNELLTEPSFANYNFGSKIGDPREIDHNLGNN, translated from the exons ATGGATCGTTTGAGATTGCCAATAATAAGCCAAG acatACCAAGTTTTTGGCCGCATACTACTACCATTGTTCCGGTTCCATTCTGGCAGGGGCCTAATGTAACATATCCCTTGATACCGTATGCACCAGTACCAATTTATCCGCCTGTTTCTAATCCATCAAATTCTATGGCAAACCAATATCATCAAGATGGAGAGATTGAAAGCGTaacaaataatcaaaatttacaaatggaaCGCAACAAGATAAACATGCAAATTCAATGTGTTTCCCAAAGTATTCCTCAAAATGTCAATCCGTTGAATGTTTGCTTTGCAAATGGGTCTTGTGGTAATTTAGGAATTTTTCCTTGCCCAGCTACACATCATGATAAAG ACACAAGTTCCTCTTTGCGAAGCACACCAATTTTCAACTCAGA GGATAATGACGTTGGCGGAGATGCAGATAATTCCAATTTCCATAATAGAGCTGATAAATGCGCATCGCTTGCTTACCAAAAAACCCcttctttagcaaaatttttcgaaataacaCGATTGGCTCTCAAGGTCAGTGATATCGTTGAAAAGGTATCTAGAACTTACCGAAATCGGCcatgtttcaataaaattgaCCATTTGTGTGCCCGTCTAAAACAAGACATAACTCGGCCAGATGGTGTCTTGGCCAATATTAACTCTCAAGGATTAGCGTGGGCTGTTAAAGATATGATATTTGTCTTTACGCGAGTTGTAAACGCATGGCTCATAACAAAAGGATACGTTTATAATACACCGGAAGGATTGAACAAAGTAAAATCCGCACTAAGTccagattttgaaaaatcgttTTCCGTTTGGCAAGATGCTTccattacttttatagaaaaccttaCAAAATCAGTCATAAATTTGGATAATTTGGTACAATCTCAAAGAAAGCCCGAATGTTATGCTGCacagcatagctacaatatccACGAATTCAACAAAAATGTATGTGAAAAAACAAACTATAACTACAATATTGTTGAAACTTCAAAAGCCAGTCAAGCCTATATTAAAACGGGTACTTACACTCCCATGAAAAAATCCGTTATTGAAAATGACAAATTTGGGACACAATTGACATCAACAACAGTGGTGTGCCCACAATCTTATTTGGATACACCGCTTGAACAAAATATAGGATACCAACTCTCAAAAAACGGTTGGCAAAATCACGAAGGAGGTGACCACCGACTCAGTTTTGCCGGAATTACCACATCTGCATGTATCGACACTGGTACTACAGAATCATTAAATTACTGTACAATTGATATTATGGCAAATATTCAAAGAGATCtcattaaaatattgaataagcGAATAATGTCAATGGAAAAAGCTGATATGTTCTTCAAATCGCAGTtcacaaaaaattat
- the mtsh gene encoding mitoshell isoform X4 encodes MANQYHQDGEIESVTNNQNLQMERNKINMQIQCVSQSIPQNVNPLNVCFANGSCGNLGIFPCPATHHDKDTSSSLRSTPIFNSEDNDVGGDADNSNFHNRADKCASLAYQKTPSLAKFFEITRLALKVSDIVEKVSRTYRNRPCFNKIDHLCARLKQDITRPDGVLANINSQGLAWAVKDMIFVFTRVVNAWLITKGYVYNTPEGLNKVKSALSPDFEKSFSVWQDASITFIENLTKSVINLDNLVQSQRKPECYAAQHSYNIHEFNKNVCEKTNYNYNIVETSKASQAYIKTGTYTPMKKSVIENDKFGTQLTSTTVVCPQSYLDTPLEQNIGYQLSKNGWQNHEGGDHRLSFAGITTSACIDTGTTESLNYCTIDIMANIQRDLIKILNKRIMSMEKADMFFKSQFTKNYFPDFIAKHGNDFIDVRAIILKGEQENAYHSVFQMVHDVKRIIYYSKEFLKTKYDENLQTALKNFETEFNELLTEPSFANYNFGSKIGDPREIDHNLGNN; translated from the exons ATGGCAAACCAATATCATCAAGATGGAGAGATTGAAAGCGTaacaaataatcaaaatttacaaatggaaCGCAACAAGATAAACATGCAAATTCAATGTGTTTCCCAAAGTATTCCTCAAAATGTCAATCCGTTGAATGTTTGCTTTGCAAATGGGTCTTGTGGTAATTTAGGAATTTTTCCTTGCCCAGCTACACATCATGATAAAG ACACAAGTTCCTCTTTGCGAAGCACACCAATTTTCAACTCAGA GGATAATGACGTTGGCGGAGATGCAGATAATTCCAATTTCCATAATAGAGCTGATAAATGCGCATCGCTTGCTTACCAAAAAACCCcttctttagcaaaatttttcgaaataacaCGATTGGCTCTCAAGGTCAGTGATATCGTTGAAAAGGTATCTAGAACTTACCGAAATCGGCcatgtttcaataaaattgaCCATTTGTGTGCCCGTCTAAAACAAGACATAACTCGGCCAGATGGTGTCTTGGCCAATATTAACTCTCAAGGATTAGCGTGGGCTGTTAAAGATATGATATTTGTCTTTACGCGAGTTGTAAACGCATGGCTCATAACAAAAGGATACGTTTATAATACACCGGAAGGATTGAACAAAGTAAAATCCGCACTAAGTccagattttgaaaaatcgttTTCCGTTTGGCAAGATGCTTccattacttttatagaaaaccttaCAAAATCAGTCATAAATTTGGATAATTTGGTACAATCTCAAAGAAAGCCCGAATGTTATGCTGCacagcatagctacaatatccACGAATTCAACAAAAATGTATGTGAAAAAACAAACTATAACTACAATATTGTTGAAACTTCAAAAGCCAGTCAAGCCTATATTAAAACGGGTACTTACACTCCCATGAAAAAATCCGTTATTGAAAATGACAAATTTGGGACACAATTGACATCAACAACAGTGGTGTGCCCACAATCTTATTTGGATACACCGCTTGAACAAAATATAGGATACCAACTCTCAAAAAACGGTTGGCAAAATCACGAAGGAGGTGACCACCGACTCAGTTTTGCCGGAATTACCACATCTGCATGTATCGACACTGGTACTACAGAATCATTAAATTACTGTACAATTGATATTATGGCAAATATTCAAAGAGATCtcattaaaatattgaataagcGAATAATGTCAATGGAAAAAGCTGATATGTTCTTCAAATCGCAGTtcacaaaaaattat tttccagattttatagcaaaacatggaaaCGATTTTATAGACGTCCGTGCTATTATTCTGAAAGGTGAACAAGAAAATGCTTACCACAGTGTCTTTCAAATGGTACATGATGTGAAAAGAATTATTTAttacagcaaggaatttttaaaG